A stretch of DNA from Arachis hypogaea cultivar Tifrunner chromosome 19, arahy.Tifrunner.gnm2.J5K5, whole genome shotgun sequence:
CTATGCCCGAAGTAATTGTCATTTTCTAAAGTATTATATTACGAAGAATGCTAGAAGCCaacaatttttgtgatttatagccatCAAGTAGTTATCaataatgattttaatggtgtgagatttcatctaatgatgtgggattactcacttttcttttgctggttacatgctggtcaTAATTTAGACTTTTCCTTATATTATAGTATCTAACTAGGAGTTATTTATTTAAAACATTTTGAAGATTCAAAGAGGTGGCTGAGCTAAGAACAGTGAGTTGGTTAGAGATTGAAGGCAAAATCAACACCAAGAATCTAACACAAAACACGTTATATGGAGCATATCTAATCATGAGGGTCTCACACCGTGGATATGGCCTTGATTCTGTGCCTTGTGAAGTAACAATTATAGTTGCAAACAGGGTAATTAAGAGTGGGAAAGCGTATCTGTGGCATAAGGATGAGAAGAAGGGCATTAAGGAGAATTCGCTTGATGGAGTTCCTGTTCCTTCAAGAAGAGAAGATGACAATGGGTGGATGGAGATTGAGATTGGTGAATTCTTTAGCTGTGAAAGGGATGAAGAGGTCAAGATGAGTGTCATGGACATTGGTTACCACTTGAAGGGAGGGCTTATCATTGAAGGCATTGAAGTAAGACCAAAATAAGTTTGTGAAAGGCTTCTATATTGTGAAATCTTTTTCTTCGGTCACGTTTTAAGATATTTACGTGGCGTTTATTTTAATATTCCAAAACTTTTTatctaattcttaaattatattttgtatttattaatatCTAAATATTAGGCATGCAAACcttattaagaagaaaaataattgttAGATCATCGAGTTAACTCTTAAATTTGGTGGGTTTACAAATTTATATTAACGTGAGTAAAATAGGTCGAATTTGACAGACTAACTTGTTAAAtttgccaaaaaaaataaaatgaatcgaATTAAGATTTTAATCTTGCAAAAGTCACACAATTTTGGTAGGCCAGCACACTGGactaactttttatttatttattttgttacaaaagagAGTGAATAAAAATGTAAGGATATTTattcaaaagttaaaaattaaaatttctaatcATAACTAAATTTTGTTGGTCTAATAGTTAATTTACTAGTTCATTTAAATAAGTGTTGGGATTCAAATTCcgtcttgtgcatgcagcaaccgaTTGGTTAGCAAAAAACCTTTAAATAGAGCTCCGATCCACAATGGATTAGTCATTGACCTGCCGAATTAGGAGtgccataaaaaaatttataatcatatatattttatttgagcTTAAGATGTAAATGTTACCTTGTTATTAGACATGTGTATTTTGATTTGGTTAGATAATTTTTGGTAGAGTAGTGGTGAAAGAAATAGAAGATTGAGAATGAAGTAGGAGTGTATATGGTCCGATCAGATACGAAAATTCAGTCTAAACCCAAAGAATTTTGGTGAATTTCAGCCTAGTTTCAAAATGGCCCGGTCAGATATAGGGAAAAACAATTTTACCTG
This window harbors:
- the LOC112777056 gene encoding F-box protein PP2-B15, encoding MGMSLTNFDSLPEECVSTILSFTSPPDACRFSMVSTSLRSASDSDMLWLTFLPSDYRSIVSRSMTPLAVDLSSRKNLFYALCRPLLLDGGNTSFKLDKFSGKKSYILSARELSIEWGTDPMYWSWRPMAESRFKEVAELRTVSWLEIEGKINTKNLTQNTLYGAYLIMRVSHRGYGLDSVPCEVTIIVANRVIKSGKAYLWHKDEKKGIKENSLDGVPVPSRREDDNGWMEIEIGEFFSCERDEEVKMSVMDIGYHLKGGLIIEGIEVRPK